The following are encoded together in the Bradymonas sediminis genome:
- a CDS encoding NAD(P)/FAD-dependent oxidoreductase: protein MRATSETHSSNAIATPEPKRSRPRAVILGAGFAGLNAARQLRNSAVDVVVIDRNNYHLFQPLLYQVATAGLNASEICQPIRGLLGKYTNIRVLMAQVESVDRANKRVILENDALEYDYLLVATGAQVKFFGPPSWRENSTGLKTVEDALTLRRKILSAFEAAEQSKDPEVIRQLLTFVVIGGGSTGVEMAGAIREIAAEVMNRDFRNVNSRDARVILIDALPHILSSYPEDLIDKATKELERRSIEVLTGERVTDIDANSVRVGERVIPTRTVVWAAGVEPSPLLKSLDTELDATGRAVVDADLSLPGSDCEFVLGDAAHFDHGLDAALPGLAPVAIQQGRYVAKLLKRRVAGKTYEPFEYFDKGQMSTIGRAAAIVEFGRIRTVGFFAWLLWLFIHLLYLVGFKNRVIVLVEWTYSYLAFKRGSRIIIGALPEPAPSPTVKALPESTPEVILAPPLERAPTNTRPST, encoded by the coding sequence ATGCGTGCCACATCCGAGACTCATTCATCGAACGCGATTGCGACACCTGAGCCAAAGAGGTCGCGCCCGCGGGCGGTCATCCTGGGGGCGGGATTCGCCGGCCTCAACGCCGCGCGTCAGCTTCGCAATAGCGCGGTCGACGTGGTCGTGATCGACCGCAATAATTACCACTTATTTCAACCCCTTCTTTACCAGGTCGCCACCGCGGGGCTTAACGCCAGCGAGATCTGCCAGCCCATCCGCGGTCTTCTGGGAAAATACACGAATATCCGGGTCCTGATGGCCCAGGTCGAGTCGGTGGACCGCGCGAACAAGCGAGTCATCCTCGAGAATGACGCGCTGGAATACGATTATTTGCTGGTCGCAACGGGGGCCCAGGTGAAGTTCTTCGGACCGCCTTCGTGGCGGGAGAACTCAACCGGGCTCAAGACGGTCGAGGATGCGTTGACGCTTCGGCGCAAGATCCTGAGCGCCTTCGAGGCCGCCGAGCAATCCAAAGACCCCGAAGTGATCCGCCAATTGCTGACGTTCGTCGTCATCGGCGGCGGCTCCACCGGGGTCGAGATGGCCGGCGCGATTCGCGAGATTGCAGCGGAGGTCATGAACCGCGACTTCCGCAACGTGAACTCACGCGACGCGCGGGTCATCCTCATCGATGCCCTGCCCCATATACTATCGAGCTATCCCGAAGACCTGATCGACAAGGCCACCAAAGAACTCGAGCGGCGCTCGATTGAGGTGCTGACCGGCGAGCGTGTTACTGATATCGATGCGAACTCGGTGCGGGTGGGTGAGCGGGTGATCCCGACGCGCACGGTGGTGTGGGCGGCGGGGGTGGAGCCAAGCCCGTTGCTAAAATCGCTGGACACCGAGCTTGACGCGACTGGCCGCGCGGTGGTGGACGCCGACCTGAGCCTCCCGGGGTCAGACTGCGAGTTTGTCTTGGGCGACGCCGCCCATTTCGACCACGGTCTCGACGCGGCGCTGCCGGGCCTGGCCCCGGTGGCGATCCAGCAGGGGAGGTACGTGGCGAAGTTGCTCAAACGCCGCGTCGCCGGCAAGACCTATGAGCCCTTCGAGTATTTCGACAAGGGGCAGATGTCGACCATCGGGCGCGCCGCGGCCATCGTCGAGTTCGGGCGCATCCGCACCGTCGGATTCTTCGCCTGGCTATTGTGGCTCTTCATTCACCTGCTCTATCTGGTGGGGTTCAAGAACCGCGTCATCGTGCTGGTCGAGTGGACCTACTCCTATCTGGCGTTTAAGCGCGGGTCGCGGATTATCATCGGCGCGCTCCCGGAACCGGCGCCCTCACCCACGGTCAAGGCTCTGCCGGAATCGACGCCCGAGGTCATCCTCGCCCCTCCACTTGAGCGCGCCCCAACGAA
- a CDS encoding HEAT repeat domain-containing protein → MHILRRHHFPILLSLAGLLFCTPALAQSMDPGAQSTSPRPIPLQPGTPEQSGKTGNTPTVDPHDQARVLLSGYHNIPPKAAFDSNLKQPQQVLMDVAQGENTLPLQRQRAVEALAYYADAKVEGLYRSLLEDKKSPEMLRHRVMGLLAVNFPKTALPTLEPYLAHSDLQFRLSAIDAIRRIPGDAALQTLQRASKSETHKVAQKRLAQYLRTTR, encoded by the coding sequence ATGCATATTTTAAGAAGACACCATTTCCCCATTCTCCTCAGCCTCGCCGGGCTTCTCTTCTGCACCCCGGCGCTCGCCCAGAGCATGGATCCGGGCGCTCAGTCGACAAGCCCTCGGCCGATCCCGCTGCAACCCGGGACGCCGGAGCAGTCTGGAAAGACCGGCAACACGCCGACCGTCGACCCTCACGACCAGGCCCGGGTGCTGCTGTCGGGATATCATAATATCCCGCCCAAAGCGGCCTTTGACAGCAACCTTAAGCAGCCCCAGCAAGTGCTCATGGATGTCGCGCAGGGCGAAAACACACTGCCCCTGCAACGCCAACGCGCGGTTGAGGCGCTGGCTTATTACGCGGACGCCAAGGTCGAAGGCCTCTATCGCAGCCTGCTCGAGGATAAGAAGTCCCCCGAGATGCTCCGCCACCGCGTTATGGGGCTGCTGGCCGTGAACTTCCCCAAGACCGCGCTGCCGACCCTGGAGCCATACCTGGCCCACTCGGACCTGCAATTTCGCCTCAGCGCCATCGACGCGATTCGCCGCATTCCTGGCGACGCCGCGCTCCAAACCCTGCAAAGAGCCTCGAAATCCGAGACCCATAAGGTCGCCCAAAAGCGACTCGCTCAATATCTGCGCACCACGCGCTGA